The proteins below are encoded in one region of Effusibacillus dendaii:
- a CDS encoding YkvA family protein encodes MKELQAYGLCIRNLLQQRKIKSEYLISLLNSRRNVNTNKSAISRILTGKRMPTEQEALGMADVLEAPQIYEAYLLLSEYLCKKDAGIVLSFYETLDSVLDENEGNSSLKESSIDYALLFKMIQNLYHHCTVDDVTIHIKEGFQGKVAEVSGFSSMLRRLRTMYKCFLYEKQLSIKERAWLATTLLYFISPIDLVPDYSIPYGYIDDSIVVGFVFYKLFTLLKKYTEVDSLQTHSNETVYDLSR; translated from the coding sequence ATGAAAGAATTACAAGCCTATGGTCTTTGTATACGCAATTTATTGCAACAGAGGAAAATAAAGTCTGAATATCTTATATCCTTGTTGAATTCTCGCAGAAATGTAAACACGAATAAGTCCGCTATTTCTCGTATTCTCACAGGGAAAAGAATGCCAACGGAGCAAGAGGCGCTTGGCATGGCGGATGTGTTAGAAGCACCTCAAATCTATGAGGCTTATTTGTTGTTAAGTGAATACTTATGCAAGAAGGATGCGGGCATCGTTCTTTCGTTTTATGAAACGCTCGATTCGGTGTTGGATGAAAACGAAGGGAACAGCAGCCTAAAGGAATCATCGATTGATTATGCTTTGCTTTTTAAGATGATACAGAATTTGTATCACCATTGTACAGTGGATGATGTGACTATTCATATAAAGGAAGGCTTCCAGGGAAAAGTAGCTGAGGTAAGTGGCTTTAGCAGCATGCTTCGACGTCTCCGAACAATGTATAAATGTTTCCTTTACGAGAAGCAACTATCCATAAAGGAACGCGCCTGGCTCGCAACTACGTTATTATATTTTATTTCTCCCATTGACCTGGTACCCGATTACTCCATTCCTTACGGTTATATCGATGATTCGATCGTAGTTGGGTTTGTTTTTTACAAACTGTTTACGCTGCTTAAGAAATATACCGAAGTAGATTCATTGCAAACTCATTCTAACGAAACCGTTTATGACTTAAGCAGGTGA
- a CDS encoding DUF2334 domain-containing protein: MKKVMKKVILGLLTFVLVAGITVYVQANTGINALPDANKRHAMLRLEDVGPGGNYSTLDDLGRLRAIFEYLEKEQVPFHVAVIPRWKYLQPNGTWYEKGIDDQNPDLQVKKFIELLQDAETHGAVLGMHGYTHQYGDHKMDNNNQDTGIGAEFHVKGAPQTDQVAYAADRITKSLAAFDKAGLQPGFWESPHYNDTREQEQVFRSFMGILYQPDFYSLRSLKDLNVYESENHYSRNTLGSVYIPAPLKYIHDKDNVEKVLAELPTYQGLASLYYHPFLEYPYLEPEKDSTGKPLIRDGLPVYTYKAGVQSNLQRLINGVKQQGFRWVSIHDAVPFSPAHRIDLPSGTKASDLLLGDVCGYGHADVVVRAENQIQVIQGTYKWPRNRAQEPSQVWLKRKFLPEEQLLLADMNGDQKQDLVVYNRKTGEVSAFYSNGKSFGPPVSFGELPAGLDSLQPFHMNGGGNVDLIGRQQKELNIAVNQGGKFEITNLHLPIPSDAALLVGDVSGQRLDDIIYYSPNEKTIRIYPNSGTGKILEPISIKMPFPDKKAQVLVSDTRGNGKSDLVIYYPEEGLWQILQGSANFHVQPADNMFGPWSRGTTRVGYTADFDGNGKGDIASYSEEQHTLDLALSFRGSSK, translated from the coding sequence ATGAAAAAAGTTATGAAAAAAGTGATACTCGGATTGCTCACGTTTGTTTTGGTAGCGGGCATAACGGTTTATGTTCAAGCGAATACGGGTATTAATGCGCTTCCGGATGCAAATAAACGACATGCCATGCTTCGACTCGAAGATGTGGGGCCTGGCGGCAATTATAGTACATTAGACGATTTGGGACGATTGCGTGCCATTTTTGAATATCTGGAGAAAGAACAGGTACCGTTTCATGTAGCGGTCATTCCACGTTGGAAATACCTTCAACCAAACGGAACATGGTATGAAAAAGGAATTGATGATCAGAACCCGGATTTGCAGGTAAAGAAGTTTATTGAGTTGCTGCAAGACGCTGAAACACACGGCGCCGTTCTTGGCATGCACGGATATACACACCAATACGGGGACCATAAAATGGATAATAATAATCAAGATACCGGCATAGGAGCCGAATTTCATGTTAAAGGCGCTCCACAGACCGATCAGGTTGCATATGCGGCAGATCGAATTACGAAGAGCTTGGCCGCGTTTGATAAGGCAGGACTGCAGCCCGGTTTTTGGGAATCACCGCACTACAATGATACACGGGAACAGGAACAGGTCTTCCGGTCGTTTATGGGTATTCTCTATCAGCCGGATTTCTACTCGCTTCGTTCTTTAAAAGACTTGAATGTCTACGAAAGTGAAAATCACTATAGTAGGAATACACTCGGTTCCGTCTACATTCCGGCGCCCCTCAAATACATACATGACAAGGATAACGTGGAAAAAGTTTTGGCGGAACTGCCGACCTATCAAGGTTTGGCGTCGCTGTACTATCATCCTTTCTTGGAATACCCTTATTTAGAACCGGAAAAAGATTCAACTGGCAAGCCTCTCATCCGTGACGGTCTACCTGTTTACACATACAAAGCGGGAGTACAATCGAATCTGCAGCGGCTGATCAACGGGGTGAAGCAACAGGGCTTTCGCTGGGTTTCCATACACGATGCAGTACCGTTCTCTCCTGCGCATCGTATTGACCTGCCATCGGGAACAAAAGCATCCGATTTGTTGCTGGGGGATGTGTGCGGCTATGGGCATGCTGACGTTGTAGTTCGAGCAGAAAATCAGATCCAAGTCATCCAAGGCACCTATAAATGGCCTCGCAATCGGGCCCAAGAGCCATCCCAGGTGTGGTTAAAACGAAAATTTTTACCAGAGGAGCAATTGTTACTAGCCGACATGAATGGTGACCAGAAACAGGATCTGGTTGTCTATAACCGGAAAACAGGTGAAGTCAGTGCATTCTACTCAAACGGAAAATCATTTGGTCCTCCCGTTTCGTTTGGTGAATTACCTGCTGGACTTGATTCACTCCAACCCTTCCATATGAATGGCGGCGGAAACGTAGATTTGATTGGCCGACAGCAAAAAGAGTTGAACATAGCCGTCAATCAGGGGGGGAAGTTTGAAATTACAAACTTACACCTGCCTATACCTTCTGACGCAGCGTTGTTAGTAGGAGATGTGAGCGGTCAAAGGCTTGATGACATTATCTATTATTCACCGAATGAAAAGACGATTCGAATTTACCCAAATTCCGGTACTGGCAAGATTCTGGAACCTATCAGCATAAAAATGCCGTTTCCTGATAAAAAAGCGCAGGTTCTTGTGTCCGATACAAGAGGTAACGGGAAAAGCGATCTGGTCATTTATTATCCGGAAGAAGGACTCTGGCAGATTTTACAAGGAAGCGCCAACTTTCATGTGCAGCCAGCCGACAATATGTTTGGTCCGTGGTCGCGCGGGACCACACGAGTTGGTTATACGGCTGATTTTGATGGGAATGGAAAAGGGGATATCGCATCCTATTCTGAAGAACAACATACACTGGATCTCGCACTGTCTTTCCGAGGCAGTTCAAAGTGA
- a CDS encoding enoyl-CoA hydratase/isomerase family protein, producing the protein MYVKIESNRDGIAKISLSNPNMNLLSNQVKREIHDVFSQISQASDVRVVIFAAEGSHFCCGADLKEFPERIEKKAARQVWDEGHAMLQAILNTPQPTIACIQGNALGGGAELAAAFDFRIFADQAKIGLPEVTRGVIPGNGGLERWIDIAGAGYAMKLLLTGSVIEAVEAKEMGIATEVVAAEHLYEKAAELAKQIASLPAVAVQTAKRAVHQYLVAKNDFNSIGRELFYQVHETEDVREGVQAFIEKRKPVFKHR; encoded by the coding sequence ATGTACGTAAAGATCGAATCGAATAGGGATGGAATTGCTAAAATTTCGCTTTCCAATCCAAATATGAATCTGTTGTCCAATCAGGTAAAGAGAGAGATTCATGATGTTTTTTCGCAAATTTCCCAGGCTTCGGACGTTCGGGTTGTGATTTTTGCTGCGGAAGGCTCACATTTCTGTTGCGGCGCCGATTTGAAAGAGTTTCCGGAACGTATTGAGAAGAAAGCGGCCAGACAGGTATGGGATGAAGGGCACGCCATGCTGCAGGCAATTTTAAACACTCCGCAGCCGACCATTGCATGTATCCAGGGAAATGCCCTGGGTGGTGGGGCCGAGCTGGCGGCGGCTTTCGATTTTCGGATTTTTGCGGATCAGGCAAAAATCGGGCTTCCGGAGGTAACAAGAGGCGTCATTCCGGGAAATGGAGGACTGGAAAGATGGATTGACATTGCCGGAGCAGGCTACGCGATGAAGTTGCTTTTGACGGGCAGCGTAATCGAAGCCGTCGAAGCGAAAGAAATGGGCATTGCGACAGAAGTAGTAGCGGCAGAGCATCTGTATGAAAAGGCGGCAGAACTGGCAAAACAGATCGCTTCCCTTCCGGCGGTTGCGGTGCAAACGGCGAAAAGGGCTGTACATCAGTATCTTGTTGCGAAGAATGATTTCAATTCGATAGGACGAGAGCTTTTTTACCAGGTTCATGAAACTGAAGATGTAAGAGAAGGCGTTCAGGCGTTCATTGAAAAGCGGAAGCCTGTATTTAAGCACCGCTAA
- a CDS encoding N-acetylmuramoyl-L-alanine amidase family protein encodes MCLHIILEMGENLRLILGLFILLFLGVHTARAEGSNPPVIVIDPGHGGIDGGTQSADGAILEKDLNLLIATQLAARLKKDGIQVEMTRNTDEDVTKFAPKNRIWGRYRRDLFGRVEVARQTNATLFISIHGNHGKSTRRGGVVFYKKSSLHSYLLANELQIRLNALTQTFHMPHPGDFYILRNLDIPSVLVEYGYLSNPNELASLLEPRYQTKMVDSLAEGIEHFLIVQKWES; translated from the coding sequence GTGTGCCTGCACATTATCTTAGAAATGGGTGAAAATTTGAGACTTATATTAGGGCTTTTTATACTGTTATTTTTGGGGGTACATACGGCAAGAGCTGAAGGTTCCAACCCCCCCGTGATTGTAATTGATCCCGGCCATGGGGGGATAGATGGAGGCACTCAAAGTGCAGACGGGGCGATTTTGGAGAAGGATTTAAATTTACTGATTGCAACTCAACTTGCGGCAAGGCTAAAGAAAGATGGCATACAAGTCGAAATGACCCGCAATACCGATGAAGATGTAACGAAATTTGCTCCTAAAAATCGAATATGGGGACGGTATAGGCGCGACCTGTTTGGCCGTGTTGAAGTGGCACGGCAAACAAATGCAACTTTATTTATCAGCATTCATGGCAATCATGGCAAATCTACAAGGAGAGGGGGAGTTGTTTTTTATAAAAAATCATCCTTGCACAGTTACCTTTTGGCTAACGAATTACAGATCCGATTAAATGCGTTGACGCAGACGTTTCATATGCCTCATCCAGGGGACTTCTATATTCTCAGAAATCTGGATATTCCGAGTGTCCTCGTCGAGTATGGATACTTGTCGAACCCTAATGAATTAGCCAGTCTTCTTGAACCGAGGTACCAAACAAAAATGGTTGATTCATTAGCGGAAGGGATTGAACATTTTCTAATCGTACAAAAATGGGAATCGTAA
- the tatC gene encoding twin-arginine translocase subunit TatC, translated as MSVDKSTLVEHLAELRKRLIYTVVVFLVFLILSFFYVDRIFGILKGNLPAGMKLTALGPGDVLHVYVLVGSLAALALTLPFALVQAWLFIKPALSRKEQRWAITYIPGVILMFVLGVLFAWYVIFPMLLSFLIRLGSQQFTVLMTASSYFGLMTNIVLPLGFFFDMPVVVLFLTRIGIITPQQLTRFRKYAYLVLVVIASMISPPEFISHLSVAVPLILLYEISIWISKWAYRNRGERLSDSNLVKTDTDQ; from the coding sequence ATGTCAGTGGACAAGTCAACCTTGGTGGAGCATTTAGCTGAGCTGCGCAAACGCCTGATTTATACAGTGGTGGTTTTTCTCGTGTTTCTCATTCTCTCGTTCTTTTATGTAGATCGTATTTTTGGCATTTTGAAAGGCAATCTCCCGGCGGGAATGAAGTTAACCGCACTGGGTCCCGGCGATGTGCTGCACGTGTATGTATTGGTCGGGTCGCTGGCTGCGTTGGCCCTTACCCTGCCGTTTGCGCTGGTACAGGCTTGGTTGTTTATCAAGCCCGCTTTGAGCCGGAAAGAGCAGAGGTGGGCCATCACTTATATTCCGGGCGTCATCTTGATGTTTGTACTGGGAGTGTTGTTTGCCTGGTATGTGATTTTCCCCATGCTGTTGTCCTTTTTAATCCGGCTCGGCAGTCAACAGTTCACCGTTTTAATGACCGCCTCCAGCTATTTTGGGCTGATGACAAACATTGTCTTGCCGCTCGGATTTTTCTTTGATATGCCAGTGGTGGTGCTTTTCTTGACGCGAATTGGAATTATCACACCACAGCAATTAACCAGATTCCGCAAATACGCCTACCTGGTTCTGGTAGTGATTGCATCGATGATTTCGCCGCCTGAATTTATCTCGCATCTGTCTGTTGCAGTCCCATTGATACTGCTTTATGAAATTTCGATCTGGATTTCAAAATGGGCTTATCGCAATCGGGGTGAGCGCTTGTCAGACAGCAATCTCGTAAAAACCGATACCGATCAATAA
- a CDS encoding FAD-binding protein has translation MSNLKIAREIDADVLVVGGGGAATRAALSAKQEGADVRMAVKSKWLKSGSTATAFSELLSIAAAIGHGDERDHPEIHFSDTMKSGEGFIDPDLVWGLAHEAPDRIFDLIELGLDFDKQQNGKLVQGMSDFATYPRTCRVNGVTARHILNILAKRLKELNVPVDQDMMIFDIMTDESQKVIGALGWDHAAKELVLYRTPAVIFACGGSHSVYKYGVGTSEMTGDGYAMAYKLGLPLVNMEFVQIGPAALFPSVTLLSGPVWKTNPILMNGKGESIFANILPEGVSVEEVYQHKVFPFSVSNVSFYLDTSIQREMETNPTPRGGVWYQKRPGTDELIESKMPKTKRVLKSKGIELDDDKFEIGLISQCNNGGVQILNMDCETDISGLYVAGETAGGLRGPDRPGGNSLAEGQVFGHRAGIASARYAKQLGAKPQPQLGASITLDSYNSWLQKCANGTKSVQEAADSVRAIMHKNCLVIRSEQRLSEAWNFLCSLESELQSGEFYVDEGQFYQAVELNHMIIAAKIIVRSALERKESRSCHYREDYPEKNDNEWKKSIRVRCVNGEMRTELYCWPTVRKRLG, from the coding sequence ATGTCCAATTTAAAGATCGCTAGAGAAATTGACGCGGATGTGCTGGTTGTGGGAGGCGGTGGAGCAGCCACTCGTGCGGCACTTTCCGCAAAGCAAGAAGGGGCCGACGTGCGGATGGCGGTCAAATCAAAATGGTTAAAAAGCGGATCCACGGCAACCGCGTTTTCCGAACTGCTTTCCATTGCAGCGGCAATCGGTCACGGAGACGAAAGAGACCATCCGGAAATTCATTTCTCCGATACGATGAAATCAGGTGAAGGATTCATTGATCCTGACCTGGTTTGGGGGTTGGCGCATGAAGCGCCTGACAGAATTTTTGACTTGATCGAGTTGGGGCTGGATTTTGATAAACAGCAAAACGGAAAACTCGTTCAGGGAATGAGCGATTTTGCCACATATCCCAGAACCTGTCGGGTGAATGGTGTCACAGCGAGACACATACTCAATATTTTGGCAAAAAGATTGAAAGAATTGAATGTGCCAGTCGATCAAGACATGATGATTTTTGACATTATGACTGACGAAAGTCAAAAGGTGATCGGTGCGTTAGGCTGGGACCATGCAGCAAAAGAATTGGTGCTGTACCGAACCCCGGCTGTGATCTTTGCTTGTGGCGGTTCTCACAGCGTTTACAAATATGGTGTCGGCACTTCGGAAATGACAGGCGACGGTTATGCGATGGCTTATAAATTGGGTTTGCCGCTGGTCAATATGGAGTTTGTGCAGATCGGACCGGCGGCGTTGTTTCCCTCAGTCACTCTTCTATCAGGACCGGTGTGGAAAACCAACCCGATTTTGATGAATGGGAAAGGGGAGAGTATTTTTGCAAACATTCTTCCGGAAGGCGTATCGGTAGAAGAGGTCTATCAGCACAAAGTGTTTCCGTTTTCTGTCTCCAACGTCTCATTTTATTTGGATACCTCGATTCAACGAGAAATGGAAACCAATCCAACGCCAAGAGGCGGGGTTTGGTATCAAAAAAGGCCTGGAACCGACGAACTGATCGAGTCGAAAATGCCAAAAACCAAGCGTGTGCTGAAAAGCAAAGGGATTGAGCTGGACGACGATAAATTTGAAATTGGGCTGATTTCCCAGTGTAATAACGGTGGCGTACAGATTCTCAATATGGATTGTGAGACCGATATTTCAGGCTTGTATGTTGCCGGAGAAACGGCAGGTGGCCTGCGTGGACCGGACCGGCCGGGCGGTAATTCCCTTGCTGAGGGGCAGGTATTTGGACATAGAGCGGGTATCGCCTCGGCGCGGTACGCCAAGCAGCTAGGCGCGAAACCGCAGCCGCAGCTGGGCGCTTCGATCACGCTGGACAGCTACAATTCCTGGCTGCAGAAGTGCGCGAATGGGACTAAGAGTGTACAGGAAGCGGCAGATTCGGTTCGAGCAATAATGCACAAGAATTGTCTGGTCATACGAAGTGAGCAAAGACTTTCAGAAGCCTGGAATTTTTTGTGCAGCCTGGAGTCGGAGCTGCAGAGTGGTGAATTCTATGTCGATGAGGGTCAGTTCTATCAAGCTGTGGAATTGAATCACATGATTATTGCTGCCAAAATAATTGTCCGTTCCGCACTGGAACGAAAGGAAAGCAGAAGCTGCCATTACAGGGAAGATTACCCTGAGAAAAACGATAACGAATGGAAGAAAAGCATCCGGGTTAGATGTGTCAACGGTGAAATGAGAACGGAACTTTATTGTTGGCCAACCGTAAGAAAACGGCTAGGGTGA
- a CDS encoding acyl CoA:acetate/3-ketoacid CoA transferase, with translation MPMQKGSTAARSKVMTAEEAVANIQDGSTIVIGGLISILCPEKVISALGNRFDTSGSPKNLTVVTPVRVGWDKGKTTGLDHFAKPGMLKRLISGSFNVKESPKITDMIRNNEIEAYSFSMGTLFHLIRNMAGEKNGMFTKVGLQTYVDPRIEGGKLNEKTTENINEVVQAAGEEYLYYRPLPINVAIIRGTTVDEDGNLSLEQEPVTLAGLEMAMAAKANGGYVIAQAKRLTAKGSLHPRSVAIPGILVDAVVIDPEQKQSLLDYNPSWTGEVKAPIDECAQPLPLNTKKIILRRAAQELGPDSVVNLGVGIPVSLPQLLMEENVFDQVTFCLEHGAVGGIPMGEEVFGAHINPRAILGSPQVFDYYHNGSLSATLLGFAQIDGAGNVNVSKFNGIFRGSGGFIDITHRTKRVLFCGTLTGGGLETQIRGGKLTILKEGKLKKFIPKVEHLTFNADAAREKGQEPLYITERAVFRLGSNGLVLTEYAPGIDIQKDILPFIDFEVEIDPAIKPMSSDIFA, from the coding sequence ATGCCGATGCAAAAAGGGAGTACAGCCGCTCGTTCCAAAGTAATGACGGCGGAAGAGGCAGTAGCCAATATCCAAGACGGATCGACGATTGTGATCGGGGGCCTCATTTCGATTCTGTGTCCGGAAAAAGTGATCTCCGCCTTGGGAAACCGTTTTGATACAAGCGGCAGTCCGAAAAATCTTACGGTCGTTACACCCGTACGAGTTGGGTGGGATAAAGGAAAAACAACGGGCTTGGACCATTTTGCAAAGCCTGGAATGTTGAAAAGACTGATCAGCGGCAGTTTTAATGTAAAAGAAAGTCCGAAAATCACGGACATGATCCGAAATAACGAAATTGAAGCGTACAGTTTTTCGATGGGAACGTTATTCCATTTGATACGGAACATGGCCGGTGAAAAAAACGGAATGTTCACGAAAGTCGGACTGCAAACGTATGTCGACCCCCGGATTGAAGGGGGCAAACTGAACGAAAAAACCACAGAAAACATTAATGAAGTGGTTCAAGCGGCAGGAGAAGAATATCTCTACTATCGTCCACTGCCCATCAACGTTGCGATTATTCGCGGTACGACTGTCGATGAGGACGGGAACCTTTCTCTGGAACAGGAACCGGTTACACTTGCCGGATTGGAGATGGCGATGGCAGCCAAAGCCAATGGGGGATATGTGATCGCACAGGCCAAAAGACTTACGGCAAAAGGCTCCCTGCATCCGCGTTCCGTAGCCATTCCAGGCATTTTGGTGGATGCGGTCGTGATTGACCCGGAGCAGAAGCAAAGTCTGTTGGATTATAACCCGAGTTGGACAGGTGAAGTAAAAGCTCCGATCGATGAATGCGCCCAACCATTGCCGCTCAACACGAAGAAGATTATCTTGCGTAGGGCTGCACAGGAACTGGGTCCTGACTCGGTCGTCAATCTGGGGGTGGGAATACCGGTTTCCCTGCCGCAGTTATTGATGGAAGAAAATGTATTCGATCAGGTCACTTTCTGTTTGGAGCATGGAGCAGTCGGCGGGATCCCGATGGGGGAAGAGGTTTTCGGAGCGCATATCAATCCGCGTGCCATTCTCGGTTCTCCACAGGTTTTTGATTATTACCATAATGGAAGCCTGTCGGCTACTCTGCTCGGCTTTGCGCAGATTGACGGGGCAGGGAATGTCAATGTCAGCAAATTTAACGGTATTTTTCGGGGGTCAGGCGGTTTTATCGACATCACTCACCGTACGAAACGAGTGTTGTTTTGCGGCACCCTAACCGGCGGGGGATTAGAAACCCAGATTCGTGGCGGCAAGCTCACCATTCTCAAAGAAGGAAAGCTTAAAAAGTTTATTCCGAAGGTCGAGCATCTTACTTTCAACGCTGATGCCGCCAGGGAAAAGGGGCAGGAACCTCTCTATATTACGGAGAGGGCAGTTTTCCGATTGGGTTCGAACGGTCTGGTGCTTACCGAATATGCGCCGGGAATCGATATTCAAAAAGACATTCTTCCATTTATCGATTTCGAGGTCGAAATCGACCCGGCAATAAAGCCAATGTCTTCCGATATTTTTGCGTAG
- a CDS encoding GntR family transcriptional regulator, which translates to MVYKSLAEQVYEAIKEAIIKSELKSGDRIIEMDLARTYGVSQSTIREALSLLRKDELVITHTNKGTYVSNFSKKDIEEIYSFREVIEVFAMNRAIERITDEGIASLEEVYNKMVEAGKTDDIEKMRINDVAFHSIIYQIAEHSFMYQVWEDITNKMNRIWYFTNQFYFRDLLELAEMHKPILDAFKQKNKEEARTAFVSHLNYVRHQLLGSKNQ; encoded by the coding sequence GTGGTTTACAAATCTCTTGCCGAACAAGTGTATGAGGCTATAAAAGAAGCTATTATTAAATCCGAATTGAAGTCAGGGGATCGTATCATTGAGATGGATCTTGCCAGAACTTATGGTGTGAGTCAAAGCACCATTCGTGAAGCATTGTCTCTGCTTCGTAAGGATGAGTTAGTCATTACTCACACGAATAAAGGAACGTACGTTTCGAATTTTTCTAAAAAAGATATTGAGGAAATTTACAGTTTCCGTGAAGTGATTGAAGTATTTGCAATGAACAGGGCAATTGAAAGGATTACTGACGAAGGAATCGCTTCCTTAGAAGAAGTTTATAATAAAATGGTTGAGGCCGGTAAAACAGACGATATTGAAAAAATGAGAATCAACGATGTCGCTTTTCACAGTATTATATACCAGATTGCGGAGCATTCGTTCATGTACCAGGTATGGGAAGATATCACCAATAAGATGAACCGTATTTGGTATTTTACAAATCAGTTTTACTTCCGGGATTTGCTTGAACTGGCAGAGATGCACAAGCCGATTCTCGACGCATTCAAGCAGAAGAACAAAGAAGAAGCTCGTACAGCCTTTGTTTCACATTTGAACTATGTCAGACATCAGCTTTTGGGCTCCAAAAACCAGTAA
- a CDS encoding DUF1003 domain-containing protein: MGKRNFYVKPVDHKEGSVIEGFDIAINEDHVKRIDRLVNDYENLILTHLDEEYLRKTKWSDRVADRIAGFGGSWTFIIWFGLFLAVWMIWNTVSFTKHFDEPPFILLNLILSFIAAFQAPVIMMSQNRQAARDKHESIIDFAINYKAEQEIDDMQSHLHRIEGELHEIKKMLLSIQKTENSK, from the coding sequence ATGGGAAAAAGAAATTTCTATGTAAAACCAGTGGACCATAAGGAAGGTTCTGTAATTGAAGGTTTTGACATTGCGATTAATGAGGATCACGTAAAAAGAATAGACCGTTTAGTAAATGACTACGAAAATCTTATTTTGACCCATTTGGACGAGGAATACCTGCGTAAAACAAAATGGTCAGATCGCGTTGCGGATCGAATTGCAGGTTTTGGAGGCAGTTGGACATTCATCATTTGGTTTGGCTTATTTCTTGCTGTATGGATGATATGGAACACCGTAAGTTTTACAAAACATTTTGATGAGCCGCCCTTTATTTTATTGAATTTAATTCTTTCTTTTATCGCAGCATTTCAGGCGCCCGTCATTATGATGAGTCAAAACAGACAAGCGGCGCGTGATAAACATGAATCCATAATTGACTTTGCAATAAACTATAAAGCGGAACAGGAAATCGATGATATGCAGAGTCATTTACACAGAATAGAGGGAGAATTACACGAAATTAAAAAAATGTTGCTCTCTATTCAAAAAACAGAGAATAGTAAATAA
- a CDS encoding manganese efflux pump: MHWLSIVLIGLASNLDNLGIGVSFGMRTTKIPFISNLIIAIISMIATSLSLLLGEYFSGFVSSMVANFVGGILIVMVGVWSIWSDIHKSRAGTASPEEGPIIHIIRKPSDADINQDHVISCKESVTLGLALGLNCMTSGFGAGISGVSPVWATISVGLFSLLTIALGVRMGDRIAHTWFGRYSNLCAGLLLIGIGFYEIAV, translated from the coding sequence ATGCATTGGCTTTCGATTGTGCTGATTGGATTGGCTTCCAACCTTGACAATTTGGGAATTGGTGTTTCGTTCGGCATGCGAACCACAAAGATCCCGTTTATTTCAAATCTTATCATTGCCATTATATCCATGATTGCAACCAGTTTATCGCTCCTGCTGGGTGAATATTTTTCAGGATTTGTATCGTCCATGGTGGCCAATTTTGTTGGCGGCATTTTGATTGTTATGGTCGGAGTTTGGAGCATTTGGTCGGACATACACAAGAGTCGGGCGGGAACGGCTTCGCCCGAAGAAGGACCTATCATTCATATAATTCGTAAACCGTCTGATGCAGACATCAATCAGGACCATGTCATTTCCTGCAAAGAGTCGGTCACACTGGGACTTGCGCTAGGATTAAACTGTATGACCAGCGGATTTGGCGCTGGCATCAGCGGAGTATCCCCTGTGTGGGCAACCATTTCGGTGGGATTGTTTTCCCTGCTGACCATCGCTCTCGGCGTACGAATGGGCGACCGAATTGCACATACATGGTTCGGGCGTTATTCAAACCTATGCGCGGGACTCTTATTGATCGGTATCGGTTTTTACGAGATTGCTGTCTGA